A single Streptomyces mirabilis DNA region contains:
- a CDS encoding heavy-metal-associated domain-containing protein — protein sequence MTAQTDTPGSVTTVYQVSGMSCGHCEGSVSGEISEIPGVTSVKAVAATGEVTVVSAAPLDEEAVRAAVDEAGFELAVQV from the coding sequence ATGACCGCGCAGACCGACACCCCGGGTTCCGTCACGACCGTCTACCAGGTGAGCGGAATGAGCTGCGGGCACTGTGAGGGCTCCGTCTCCGGCGAGATCTCCGAGATCCCCGGTGTCACCTCGGTGAAGGCCGTCGCCGCCACCGGCGAGGTGACCGTGGTCTCCGCGGCGCCGCTCGACGAGGAGGCCGTGCGCGCCGCCGTCGACGAGGCGGGCTTCGAGCTCGCCGTCCAGGTCTGA
- a CDS encoding heavy metal translocating P-type ATPase codes for MTTAAPEPAIAVTTPTTATAAPSEVELTIGGMTCASCAARVEKKLNRMDGVTATVNFATEKAKVSYPVGVQVADLVATVVKTGYTAEEPPPPRLETPERATDAGAADEDPELASLRERLVASALLALPVVLMSMVPALQFDNWQWLSLTLAAPVVVWGALPFHRAAFTNARHGAATMDTLVSVGTLAAFGWSLWALFWGHAGMPGMRHGFDLTVSRTEGSSTIYLEVAAGVVAFILLGRYLEARSKRRAGAALRALMELGAKDVAVLRDGREVRIPVARLATGDRFVVRPGEKIATDGTVVEGSSAVDASMLTGESVPVDVTVGSAVTGATVNAGGRLVVEATRVGADTQLARMARLVEDAQNGKAEVQRLADRISGIFVPVVLVIALGTFGVWLGVTGDTVAAFTAAVAVLIIACPCALGLATPTALMVGTGRGAQLGILIKGPEVLESTRRVDTVVLDKTGTVTTGRMTLREVYVVADTDEKELLRLAGSLEHASEHPVAQAIAAGAQERAGDLPPVEHFENVPGLGVRGRVEGHDVQVGRLHEGELPEALARAKAEAQAEGRTAVVVARDGVALGVLTVADAIKETSAEAVRALRGLGLTPVLLTGDNRAVAQSVARAVGIDPGEVIAEVLPEDKVAVVRRLQSEGRTVAMVGDGVNDAAALATADLGLAMGTGTDAAIEASDLTLVRGDLRVAADAIRLSRKTLSTIKGNLVWAFGYNVAALPLAAAGLLNPMIAGAAMAFSSVFVVTNSLRLRTFS; via the coding sequence ATGACCACCGCAGCACCCGAGCCGGCCATAGCCGTGACGACCCCGACCACCGCGACAGCCGCGCCGTCGGAGGTGGAGCTCACCATCGGCGGAATGACCTGCGCCTCCTGCGCGGCCCGCGTCGAGAAGAAGCTCAACCGCATGGACGGCGTCACCGCCACGGTCAACTTCGCGACGGAGAAGGCGAAGGTCTCGTACCCGGTGGGGGTACAGGTCGCCGACCTCGTCGCCACCGTCGTGAAGACGGGATACACCGCCGAGGAACCCCCGCCGCCACGCCTCGAAACGCCGGAACGGGCCACCGACGCCGGCGCCGCCGACGAGGACCCCGAACTCGCCTCCCTGCGCGAACGGCTCGTCGCCTCGGCCCTGCTCGCCCTCCCCGTCGTCCTGATGTCGATGGTCCCGGCGCTGCAGTTCGACAACTGGCAGTGGCTCTCGCTGACCCTCGCCGCACCCGTCGTGGTCTGGGGCGCACTGCCCTTCCACCGGGCCGCGTTCACCAACGCGCGCCACGGCGCGGCCACCATGGACACCCTCGTCTCGGTCGGCACGCTCGCCGCGTTCGGCTGGTCCCTGTGGGCGCTGTTCTGGGGGCACGCGGGCATGCCGGGCATGCGGCACGGCTTCGACCTCACCGTCTCGCGTACGGAGGGGTCGTCGACGATCTATCTCGAAGTCGCCGCGGGTGTCGTCGCGTTCATCCTGCTCGGCCGGTACCTGGAGGCCCGCTCCAAGCGGCGGGCCGGAGCCGCGCTGCGGGCGCTGATGGAGCTGGGGGCCAAGGACGTCGCGGTGCTACGGGACGGCCGTGAGGTCCGTATCCCGGTCGCGCGGCTGGCGACGGGCGACCGTTTCGTCGTGCGGCCCGGCGAGAAGATCGCCACCGACGGGACGGTGGTGGAGGGTTCCTCCGCCGTCGACGCCTCCATGCTGACGGGCGAGTCGGTGCCGGTGGACGTGACGGTGGGTTCCGCCGTCACCGGCGCGACCGTGAACGCCGGCGGACGGCTCGTCGTCGAGGCGACCCGGGTCGGCGCCGACACCCAACTCGCGCGGATGGCCCGGCTCGTCGAGGACGCGCAGAACGGCAAGGCCGAGGTGCAGCGCCTCGCCGACCGGATCTCCGGGATCTTCGTGCCGGTGGTGCTGGTGATCGCGCTCGGCACCTTCGGGGTGTGGCTCGGCGTCACCGGCGACACGGTCGCCGCCTTCACCGCGGCCGTCGCCGTGCTGATCATCGCCTGCCCCTGCGCCCTCGGCCTCGCGACCCCGACCGCCCTGATGGTCGGCACCGGCCGCGGCGCCCAACTCGGCATCCTCATCAAGGGCCCCGAGGTCCTGGAGTCCACGCGGCGCGTCGACACGGTCGTCCTGGACAAGACCGGCACGGTGACGACGGGACGGATGACACTGCGGGAGGTGTACGTCGTCGCCGACACCGACGAGAAGGAGCTCCTGCGGCTCGCAGGCTCCCTGGAACACGCCTCCGAGCATCCGGTGGCCCAGGCGATCGCCGCGGGCGCTCAGGAGCGGGCTGGTGACCTTCCCCCGGTGGAGCACTTCGAGAACGTCCCCGGGCTCGGCGTACGCGGGCGCGTGGAGGGTCACGACGTCCAGGTGGGGCGGCTCCACGAAGGCGAGCTCCCGGAGGCGCTGGCCCGCGCCAAGGCCGAGGCGCAGGCGGAGGGACGTACGGCCGTCGTGGTCGCCCGGGACGGGGTGGCACTCGGTGTCCTGACCGTCGCCGACGCGATCAAGGAGACCAGCGCCGAGGCGGTGCGCGCGCTGCGCGGCCTGGGGCTCACACCGGTCCTGCTCACCGGGGACAACCGGGCGGTCGCCCAGTCCGTGGCGCGTGCCGTCGGCATCGACCCCGGGGAGGTGATCGCCGAGGTGCTGCCCGAGGACAAGGTCGCCGTCGTCAGGCGCCTCCAGAGCGAGGGGCGGACCGTGGCGATGGTCGGCGACGGGGTGAACGACGCGGCGGCGCTCGCCACCGCCGACCTGGGCCTCGCGATGGGGACGGGCACGGACGCGGCGATCGAGGCGAGCGACCTGACGCTGGTCCGGGGGGATCTGCGCGTGGCCGCGGACGCGATCCGGCTGTCGCGCAAGACCCTCTCCACGATCAAGGGGAACCTGGTGTGGGCCTTCGGCTACAACGTGGCGGCACTGCCGCTCGCCGCGGCCGGACTCCTCAACCCGATGATCGCGGGGGCCGCGATGGCCTTCTCGTCGGTGTTCGTGGTGACGAACAGCCTTCGACTCAGGACATTCTCATGA
- a CDS encoding ATP-dependent RecD-like DNA helicase: MSNQAGNRQVQLAVVEGVLERITYANEENGYTVARVDTGRGAGDLLTVVGALLGAQVGESLRMEGRWGSHPQYGKQFTVENYTTVLPATVQGIRRYLGSGLVKGIGPIFADRITQHFGLDTLQIIEEEPKRLIEVPGLGPKRTKKIADAWEEQKAIKEVMLFLQTVEVSTSIAVRIYKKYGDASISVVKNQPYRLAADVWGIGFLTADKIAQSVGIPHDSPERVKAGLQYALSQSADQGHCFLPEEQLIADAVKLLQVDTGLVIECLAELAEPTEDENEPGGVREPGVVREKVPGPDGGPDTVTAVYLVPFHRAELSLSAQLLRLLRTTEDRMPGFHDVAWDKALTWLKGRTGAELAPGQEEAVRLALTKKVAVLTGGPGCGKSFTVRSIVELARAKRAKVVLAAPTGRAAKRLAELTGADASTVHRLLELKPGGDAAYDKDRPLDADLVVVDEASMLDLLLANKLVKAVPPGAHLLFVGDVDQLPSVGAGEVLRDLLADRSPIPSVRLTQVFRQAQQSGVVTNAHRINSGQHPVTDGMKDFFLFVEDETEEAGRLTVDVAARRIPARFGLDPRRDIQVLAPMHRGPAGAGTLNGLLQQAITPGRPDLPEKRFGGRVFRVGDKVTQVRNNYEKGENGVFNGTVGVVTSLDSEEQRLTVLTDEDEEVPYDFDELDELAHAYAVTIHRSQGSEYPAVVIPVTTGAWMMLQRNLLYTAVTRAKKLVVLVGSRKAIGQAVRTVSAGRRHTSLDHRLTT; this comes from the coding sequence ATGTCCAATCAGGCGGGGAACCGGCAGGTGCAACTGGCGGTCGTCGAGGGCGTGCTCGAACGGATCACGTACGCCAACGAGGAGAACGGGTACACGGTCGCGAGGGTGGACACCGGCCGCGGCGCCGGCGATCTGCTCACCGTCGTGGGCGCACTCCTCGGCGCCCAGGTGGGCGAGTCGCTCCGGATGGAGGGCCGTTGGGGCTCCCACCCGCAGTACGGCAAGCAGTTCACGGTGGAGAACTACACGACCGTCCTGCCCGCCACCGTCCAGGGCATCCGCCGCTACCTCGGCTCCGGCCTGGTCAAGGGCATCGGCCCGATCTTCGCCGACCGCATCACCCAGCACTTCGGGCTGGACACGCTCCAGATCATCGAGGAGGAGCCGAAGCGCCTCATCGAGGTCCCCGGCCTCGGTCCCAAGCGCACGAAGAAGATCGCCGACGCCTGGGAGGAGCAGAAGGCGATCAAGGAGGTCATGCTCTTCCTCCAGACCGTCGAGGTGTCGACGTCGATCGCGGTGCGCATCTACAAGAAGTACGGCGACGCGTCGATCTCGGTCGTCAAGAACCAGCCCTACCGCCTGGCCGCCGACGTCTGGGGCATCGGCTTCCTCACCGCCGACAAGATCGCCCAGTCCGTCGGCATCCCGCACGACAGCCCCGAGCGCGTCAAGGCGGGCCTTCAGTACGCCCTGTCGCAGTCCGCCGACCAGGGCCACTGCTTCCTCCCCGAGGAGCAGCTGATCGCCGACGCGGTGAAGCTGCTCCAGGTGGACACGGGCCTGGTCATCGAATGCCTGGCGGAACTGGCGGAGCCGACCGAGGACGAGAACGAACCCGGTGGCGTACGGGAGCCGGGCGTCGTACGCGAGAAGGTCCCCGGTCCCGACGGCGGCCCGGACACCGTCACGGCCGTCTACCTGGTCCCCTTCCACCGCGCCGAACTCTCCCTCTCCGCACAGCTGTTGCGCCTCCTGCGCACCACCGAGGACCGGATGCCCGGTTTCCACGACGTGGCCTGGGACAAGGCACTGACCTGGCTGAAGGGGCGTACGGGCGCGGAGTTGGCGCCCGGTCAGGAGGAGGCCGTCCGGCTGGCGCTCACCAAGAAGGTCGCGGTGCTCACCGGCGGCCCCGGCTGCGGCAAGTCGTTCACGGTCCGCTCGATCGTGGAGCTGGCGCGCGCCAAGCGGGCGAAGGTCGTGCTCGCGGCGCCGACGGGCCGTGCCGCCAAGCGACTCGCCGAGCTGACCGGAGCGGACGCCTCCACCGTGCACCGGCTCCTGGAGCTCAAGCCGGGCGGGGACGCGGCGTACGACAAGGACCGGCCGCTGGACGCCGACCTGGTGGTCGTGGACGAGGCCTCCATGCTCGACCTCCTCCTCGCCAACAAGCTGGTCAAGGCGGTGCCGCCGGGCGCCCACCTGCTGTTCGTCGGGGACGTCGACCAACTCCCCAGCGTCGGCGCCGGCGAGGTCCTGCGCGACCTGCTCGCCGACCGGAGCCCCATCCCCTCCGTCCGTCTGACCCAGGTCTTCCGCCAGGCCCAGCAGTCCGGAGTGGTGACGAACGCGCACCGGATCAACTCCGGGCAGCACCCCGTCACCGACGGCATGAAGGACTTCTTCCTCTTCGTCGAGGACGAGACCGAGGAGGCCGGGCGGCTCACCGTGGATGTGGCGGCACGGCGGATTCCGGCCAGGTTCGGGCTCGACCCGCGCCGGGACATCCAGGTGCTGGCGCCCATGCACCGCGGCCCGGCGGGCGCGGGCACCCTCAACGGCTTGTTGCAGCAGGCGATCACGCCCGGCCGCCCCGACCTGCCCGAAAAGCGCTTCGGCGGCCGGGTCTTCCGGGTCGGCGACAAGGTGACCCAAGTCCGCAACAACTACGAAAAAGGGGAGAACGGCGTCTTCAACGGCACCGTGGGCGTGGTCACCTCACTCGACTCCGAGGAGCAGCGTCTGACGGTGCTGACGGACGAGGACGAGGAGGTCCCCTACGACTTCGACGAACTCGACGAGCTGGCCCACGCGTACGCGGTGACGATCCACCGCTCCCAGGGCAGTGAGTACCCCGCGGTGGTGATCCCGGTCACCACCGGCGCGTGGATGATGCTCCAGCGCAACCTGCTCTACACGGCGGTCACCCGGGCCAAGAAGCTCGTCGTCCTGGTCGGCTCCCGCAAGGCGATCGGCCAGGCGGTCCGCACGGTGTCGGCGGGCCGCCGCCACACATCCCTCGATCACCGCCTCACCACGTGA
- a CDS encoding PrsW family glutamic-type intramembrane protease: protein MTQNQPPGAPRARIPGPQQPPPSYPQIRTGLWRRCLGGGLALWTLTAIVTYTTRNTTLLPTLILLGSFLVPVVFTLWAYERHGRDLGVQVILGCFLTGGTLGVLGASVMENHLLHPSLSRCVGVGLTEEAAKLAALAFVLRRHPRLRGLRAGLVLGASVGFGFAALESAGYAFNAAVSLKGLDLRALLETEILRGPLTPFGHGLWTAITGAVLLTYRNPQGRFQYAGPVAGSYVGVSLLHALWDSTHGIALWLVARLTTTGLDRTLFGLGYLQGPTDEQKHLFTLFSVGGLIIVALAGVGWVRSLTRRDFAWRNTP, encoded by the coding sequence CGGGCCCGCATTCCCGGACCCCAGCAGCCCCCGCCGTCGTACCCCCAGATCCGCACCGGACTGTGGCGACGCTGCCTGGGCGGCGGGCTCGCGCTCTGGACGCTGACGGCGATCGTCACGTACACGACGAGGAACACCACGCTGCTGCCGACCCTGATCCTGCTCGGCAGCTTCCTGGTACCCGTCGTCTTCACGCTCTGGGCGTACGAGCGCCACGGCCGCGACCTCGGCGTACAGGTGATCCTCGGCTGCTTCCTGACCGGCGGGACCCTCGGGGTGCTGGGCGCGTCGGTGATGGAGAACCACCTGCTCCACCCCTCGCTGTCGAGGTGCGTCGGCGTCGGACTGACCGAGGAGGCGGCGAAGCTGGCCGCGCTGGCGTTCGTCCTGCGCCGCCACCCCCGGCTCCGGGGACTGCGGGCCGGCCTCGTGCTCGGCGCGAGCGTCGGCTTCGGCTTCGCGGCGCTGGAGAGCGCGGGGTACGCGTTCAACGCCGCCGTGTCCCTCAAGGGACTGGATCTGCGCGCACTGCTGGAGACGGAGATCCTCCGCGGGCCACTCACCCCCTTCGGGCACGGCCTGTGGACGGCGATCACGGGAGCGGTGCTGCTCACGTACCGCAACCCGCAAGGACGCTTCCAGTACGCCGGCCCGGTGGCCGGCAGCTACGTCGGCGTGTCGCTGCTGCACGCCCTGTGGGACTCGACACACGGCATCGCGCTCTGGCTGGTCGCGCGGCTGACCACGACGGGGCTCGACCGGACACTGTTCGGGCTGGGGTACCTGCAGGGGCCCACCGACGAGCAGAAACATCTCTTCACGCTGTTCTCCGTGGGCGGCCTGATCATCGTCGCGCTCGCGGGGGTCGGCTGGGTGCGTTCGCTGACACGCCGCGACTTCGCTTGGAGAAATACCCCCTAG
- a CDS encoding citrate synthase encodes MSDNSVVLRYGDGEYTYPVIDSTVGDKGFDIGKLRAQTGLVTLDSGYGNTAAYKSAITYLDGEQGILRYRGYPIEQLAERSTFLEVASLLINGELPNVDELSTFKNEITQHTLLHEDVKRFFQGFPRDAHPMAMLSSVVSALSTFYQDSHNPFDEKQRHLSTIRLLAKLPTIAAYAYKKSIGHPFVYPRNDLGYVENFLRMTFSVPAQDYELDPVVVAALDKLLILHADHEQNCSTSTVRLVGSSQANMFASISAGISALWGPLHGGANQSVLEMLEGIQASGGDVDSFIRKVKNKEDGVRLMGFGHRVYKNFDPRAKIIKAAAHDVLSALGKSDELLDIALKLEEHALSDDYFVSRSLYPNVDFYTGLIYRAMGFPTEMFTVLFALGRLPGWIAQWHEMIKEPGSRIGRPRQIYTGEVLRDFVPVEAR; translated from the coding sequence GTGAGCGACAACTCTGTAGTACTGCGGTACGGCGATGGCGAGTACACCTACCCGGTGATCGACAGCACCGTCGGCGACAAGGGCTTCGACATCGGGAAGCTCCGCGCCCAGACCGGGCTGGTGACGCTGGACAGCGGGTACGGCAACACCGCCGCGTATAAATCCGCGATCACCTACCTCGACGGTGAGCAGGGCATCCTCCGGTACCGCGGCTACCCGATCGAACAGCTGGCCGAGCGCTCCACCTTCCTTGAGGTGGCCTCTCTGCTGATCAACGGCGAGCTGCCGAACGTGGACGAGCTCTCCACCTTCAAGAACGAGATCACGCAGCACACCCTGCTGCACGAGGACGTCAAGCGCTTCTTCCAGGGCTTCCCGCGCGACGCCCACCCGATGGCGATGCTGTCGTCGGTGGTCAGTGCCCTGTCGACGTTCTACCAGGACAGCCACAACCCGTTCGACGAGAAGCAGCGTCACCTTTCGACGATCCGCCTTCTTGCCAAGCTTCCGACGATCGCGGCGTACGCCTACAAGAAGTCGATCGGTCACCCCTTCGTCTACCCGCGCAACGACCTCGGGTACGTCGAGAACTTCCTGCGCATGACCTTCTCGGTCCCCGCCCAGGATTACGAGCTCGACCCGGTCGTCGTCGCCGCGCTCGACAAGCTGCTCATCCTGCACGCCGACCACGAGCAGAACTGTTCGACCTCCACCGTGCGCCTGGTGGGCTCGTCGCAGGCGAACATGTTCGCGTCGATCTCCGCCGGCATCAGCGCGCTGTGGGGCCCCCTGCACGGTGGCGCCAACCAGTCCGTGCTGGAGATGCTGGAAGGCATCCAGGCCTCCGGCGGCGACGTCGACTCCTTCATCCGCAAGGTGAAGAACAAGGAGGACGGCGTCCGTCTGATGGGCTTCGGCCACCGCGTCTACAAGAACTTCGACCCCCGGGCGAAGATCATCAAGGCGGCGGCGCACGACGTCCTCTCGGCACTCGGCAAGTCCGACGAGCTGCTGGACATCGCGCTCAAGCTGGAGGAGCACGCGCTCTCCGACGACTACTTCGTCTCGCGCAGCCTCTACCCGAACGTGGACTTCTACACCGGTCTGATCTACCGCGCGATGGGCTTCCCGACCGAGATGTTCACGGTCCTGTTCGCCCTCGGCCGCCTCCCGGGCTGGATCGCCCAGTGGCACGAGATGATCAAGGAGCCCGGCTCCCGCATCGGCCGCCCGCGCCAGATCTACACGGGCGAGGTCCTGCGCGACTTCGTCCCGGTCGAGGCCCGCTAG